From the genome of Sphingomonas sp. HMP6, one region includes:
- a CDS encoding xanthine dehydrogenase family protein molybdopterin-binding subunit, translating into MSTTNTLTMDKPTPASLLDTGAQGIIGKGLDRVEGPLKVSGAATYAAEHAIDNVAYGVLVGSKVARGKIVSVNADGVRGLPGVIDVVTDFATFLRNPQQGGETEAPTQGVEDVHYFGEIVAIVLAESFEAARDAAQQLTVTYDKAEGRFDFEALKGEAEKAPPSDQVLPHFSEGDIDTAMAEAAVSIDVTYTTPRQNSAAMEPHASIAMWDEHGALTLYGSYQMPTSDAQQLAKALGVSAKKVRIVAPYIGGGFGSKLGIAPESVAAAIAARNLGRPVKAVMARQQVFDATVRRSNTEQRMRLGADASGKLTALGHETLTSNLPDETFFEPCGIGTHFAYAAPNRQIDHDVVRLDWLLSGSMRAPGEASGMLALECAMDELAEATGLDPIELRRINEPESDPDTQAPFSTRQLLRCLDEGAAQFGWEKRGKAGTVRDGEWLIGLGVAAAVRGNMLMESSARVTLTRGGQAIVETAMTDIGTGSYTILAQIAGEMLGLPIERVTVKLGDTDFPPAAGSGGSWGAASSGSSVYLACETIREQLAKAMKVDPEALTLKDGEAIADNRKVSIGELAGIDGIVATGTIAPGKQEKATKQAGYGAHFAEVAVNVVTGEVRVRRMLGVFAAGRILNEKTARSQCIGGMTFGIGAALTEDLIHDPRNGKLVNHDLAEYHVPVNADVPQQEVVFLEERDVHANPIHAKGIGELGISGAGAAIANAVYNATGVRVRDYPLTLDKILDGLPAV; encoded by the coding sequence ATGAGCACCACCAACACGCTGACGATGGACAAGCCGACGCCTGCGAGCCTGCTCGATACGGGCGCACAGGGAATCATCGGCAAGGGCCTCGACCGGGTCGAGGGGCCGCTCAAGGTGTCGGGTGCGGCAACCTATGCGGCGGAACATGCGATCGACAATGTCGCCTACGGCGTGCTCGTCGGCAGCAAGGTCGCGCGCGGCAAGATCGTGTCGGTCAATGCGGACGGCGTGCGCGGCCTGCCCGGCGTGATCGACGTCGTCACCGATTTCGCGACCTTTTTGCGCAATCCGCAGCAAGGCGGGGAGACCGAGGCACCGACCCAGGGCGTCGAGGACGTGCACTATTTCGGCGAGATCGTCGCGATCGTGTTGGCCGAGAGCTTCGAAGCGGCGCGCGATGCCGCGCAGCAGTTGACCGTCACGTATGACAAGGCGGAGGGTCGTTTCGATTTCGAGGCGCTGAAGGGCGAGGCCGAAAAGGCGCCCCCGTCCGATCAGGTTCTGCCGCATTTCTCCGAAGGCGATATCGACACGGCGATGGCGGAGGCGGCAGTCTCGATCGACGTCACCTACACTACGCCGAGGCAGAACAGCGCCGCGATGGAGCCGCACGCATCGATCGCGATGTGGGATGAGCATGGCGCGTTGACGCTGTACGGATCGTACCAGATGCCGACTTCGGATGCGCAGCAACTCGCCAAGGCGCTTGGCGTGAGCGCGAAGAAGGTGCGGATCGTCGCGCCCTATATTGGTGGCGGCTTCGGCTCAAAACTCGGCATCGCGCCGGAATCGGTCGCGGCGGCGATTGCTGCTCGAAATCTCGGTCGCCCGGTCAAGGCGGTGATGGCGCGGCAACAAGTGTTCGATGCGACCGTCCGTCGTTCGAACACCGAGCAGCGGATGCGCCTTGGTGCCGATGCGAGTGGCAAGCTGACCGCGCTCGGCCATGAAACGCTGACCAGCAATCTGCCCGATGAGACCTTTTTCGAGCCGTGCGGGATTGGCACGCATTTCGCCTATGCCGCGCCCAACCGTCAGATCGATCATGATGTCGTTCGGCTTGACTGGCTACTGTCGGGCTCGATGCGCGCGCCGGGTGAGGCGTCTGGGATGCTCGCGCTCGAATGCGCGATGGATGAACTGGCCGAAGCCACGGGCCTGGACCCGATCGAATTGCGCCGGATCAACGAGCCCGAGAGCGACCCCGACACGCAAGCGCCGTTTTCGACGCGGCAGTTGCTGCGCTGTCTCGATGAAGGGGCGGCCCAGTTCGGCTGGGAAAAGCGCGGCAAGGCTGGCACGGTTCGCGATGGCGAATGGCTGATCGGTTTGGGCGTCGCCGCGGCGGTGCGTGGCAACATGCTGATGGAATCGTCGGCGCGCGTGACTCTTACACGCGGTGGCCAGGCGATCGTTGAGACCGCGATGACCGACATCGGGACGGGTTCCTATACGATCCTCGCGCAGATTGCTGGCGAAATGCTCGGTCTGCCAATCGAGCGCGTCACCGTGAAGCTCGGCGATACCGACTTCCCGCCGGCGGCCGGTTCGGGCGGCTCGTGGGGTGCGGCGTCGAGTGGATCGTCGGTCTACCTCGCGTGCGAGACGATCCGCGAGCAGTTGGCGAAGGCGATGAAGGTCGATCCGGAGGCGCTGACGCTGAAGGACGGCGAGGCCATCGCCGACAATCGCAAGGTCTCGATCGGCGAACTGGCCGGGATCGACGGGATCGTCGCGACCGGCACGATTGCGCCCGGCAAACAGGAAAAGGCGACCAAACAGGCAGGCTATGGCGCGCATTTTGCAGAGGTCGCCGTGAATGTCGTGACCGGCGAAGTCCGCGTGCGGCGGATGCTCGGCGTGTTCGCGGCTGGGCGCATCCTCAATGAAAAGACCGCGCGCTCGCAATGCATCGGCGGGATGACCTTCGGCATCGGGGCCGCGCTGACCGAGGATTTGATCCACGATCCGCGCAACGGCAAGCTCGTCAACCACGATCTCGCCGAATATCACGTGCCGGTGAATGCCGATGTGCCGCAGCAGGAGGTCGTCTTCCTCGAAGAGCGCGACGTTCACGCCAACCCGATCCATGCCAAGGGCATTGGCGAGCTTGGCATCTCCGGCGCTGGCGCGGCAATCGCCAACGCCGTGTACAATGCGACTGGCGTGCGGGTGCGCGACTACCCACTTACGCTGGACAAGATCTTGGACGGCTTGCCCGCGGTTTGA
- a CDS encoding FAD binding domain-containing protein: MKTFEYARADTPEAAVAAGGRFIAGGTNLLDLMKLQIETPEKLVDISRLDLAQVERREDGGLTIGALVPNSDLAANAHVVDGYPVLARALLAGASGQLRNKASTGGNLLQRTRCYYFYDTAMACNKREPGSGCSAIGGYNRILAVLGTSEHCIATHPSDMAVAMRALDATIVTLKPDGDRRRISIHEFYRLPGETPQIETALEAGELITHVELPPPPVGQQLYRKVRDRASYAFALVSVAGIVSVEDGKIASAALAFGGLGPMPWRNAAVEAALVGQAPSDAVFAAAADALLAEAKGYGSNDFKIPLTRRVLIASLRELTGAST, translated from the coding sequence ATGAAAACCTTCGAATATGCGCGGGCCGATACCCCCGAGGCAGCCGTCGCGGCGGGTGGCCGGTTCATCGCGGGCGGCACCAATCTGCTCGATTTGATGAAATTGCAGATCGAGACGCCGGAGAAACTGGTCGACATTTCTCGGCTCGATCTCGCGCAGGTCGAGCGCCGCGAGGATGGCGGACTGACGATCGGCGCGCTCGTGCCGAACAGCGATCTCGCGGCGAATGCGCATGTCGTCGACGGCTATCCCGTTCTTGCGCGCGCTTTGCTGGCGGGCGCTTCGGGACAGCTCCGCAACAAGGCTTCGACGGGCGGGAATCTGTTGCAGCGAACGCGGTGCTACTATTTTTACGACACCGCGATGGCGTGCAACAAGCGCGAGCCGGGATCGGGCTGTTCGGCGATCGGCGGGTATAACCGTATCCTCGCGGTGCTGGGCACCAGCGAACACTGCATCGCCACGCACCCGAGCGACATGGCGGTGGCGATGCGCGCGCTCGATGCGACGATCGTGACGCTGAAACCCGATGGCGACCGGCGGCGCATTTCGATCCACGAATTCTATCGCCTGCCGGGCGAGACGCCGCAGATCGAAACCGCTCTGGAAGCGGGCGAACTCATCACCCATGTCGAATTGCCGCCGCCGCCGGTCGGACAGCAACTCTATCGCAAGGTCCGCGATCGTGCGTCCTATGCGTTTGCGCTGGTCTCGGTCGCCGGGATCGTCTCGGTCGAGGATGGCAAGATCGCCTCCGCCGCACTTGCGTTCGGCGGGCTCGGGCCGATGCCTTGGCGTAACGCCGCGGTCGAGGCGGCGTTGGTTGGGCAAGCGCCATCCGACGCGGTGTTCGCGGCTGCCGCCGATGCCTTGCTGGCGGAGGCGAAAGGATACGGCTCGAACGATTTCAAGATCCCGCTGACTCGCCGCGTGCTGATCGCATCCCTGCGCGAACTGACCGGAGCTTCGACATGA
- a CDS encoding 2Fe-2S iron-sulfur cluster-binding protein: protein MHFTINGTVHEADPDIRASLLDVLREHVGLTGTKKGCDHGQCGACTILVNGRRINSCLTLAVMHQDDDILTIEGIGSADALHPLQAAFVKHDGYQCGYCTPGQICSAVGMLDEVKKGWASHVSTDLDSVTLDGEEISERMSGNLCRCSAYPNIVDAISEVAGA from the coding sequence ATGCATTTCACCATCAACGGCACGGTTCACGAAGCCGACCCCGACATCCGCGCGTCGTTGCTCGACGTGCTGCGCGAGCATGTCGGGCTGACCGGCACCAAGAAGGGCTGTGACCACGGCCAGTGCGGGGCATGCACGATTCTGGTGAACGGGCGGCGGATCAATTCGTGTCTCACACTCGCAGTCATGCATCAGGATGATGACATTTTGACGATCGAAGGGATCGGCAGCGCCGACGCCCTGCACCCGTTGCAAGCCGCATTCGTCAAGCATGACGGATATCAGTGTGGCTATTGCACGCCGGGGCAGATTTGCTCGGCGGTTGGGATGCTCGACGAAGTGAAAAAGGGCTGGGCGAGCCATGTCAGTACCGATCTCGACTCGGTCACGCTCGATGGCGAGGAGATTTCGGAGCGGATGAGCGGAAACCTGTGCCGCTGCTCGGCTTACCCCAATATCGTCGATGCGATTTCGGAAGTGGCAGGCGCATGA